The following proteins are encoded in a genomic region of Flammeovirga pectinis:
- a CDS encoding TonB-dependent receptor, which yields MKFLFILIMITPSYRLYSQTIYGTVTNEKVKPISGASVIAYKTYNENILGFGISDKDGLFKFSLKENQDSIRIVCRSLGYTLTEKIINVSTKPIHFTLAVSNQYLKELEVKAKPITEEGDTLNYNVATFEKEGDESIEDVLKRMPGIDVNEDGKISYQGRIINKFYVEGKDLMGSQYSITSKNLPKNAVVSVEVLKDHQPIKMLKDVVYSIDPAINIVLKQGVTITGNIELGGGIPNIWYGKVTPMVFNKKHQTINVLSSTNSGQDELSAFNSVNLFDYLEFGFIESNPQFLLGNTPLESSLFNKSEYNNHRTHTATTNYLTGLGKGDLKVNIDTYYDSRFQDLSSNSIYFIRNDTIEIPFSQHSTFTTKYLKTRLTYEHNSEKNYFKNDFHFKVSNRNENSEFIQNEEYIPQTADRYFYSIGNKFSKVLKLRNTYYKINLYSEYTNTPEQLNFIGGPLMDIEIFRNLNKVYQKTHQNNVKFYISTNIIKKWKRITFDTKFSLNYEWKTLSSSIPINSLDENNIYNNKMEYLSIIPMVNPAINYKHKNVSLTVNPYISLQTRKLINHLLNEESFVKQLIFEPTTYIKYNTLGVKLEGSYKYSNNYTELPQIYSGLIINNYNNANQKNTPILKTKEHSFRSNISYELTAASLNLYASYEYNITNKDWIQSYEVSEDGVTLIQTKYLDNNDGVNQKIKSNFDWFLLSTKTMIKGNIEIGQNVENVILNNEVNKNTNSHLSWRVMLDFPVIRNLNISTYLNEYISKSIYKEQNQVNWRQRILGIELQFSKKKHLFKWSNKWITHTFVDNDFLYMDLSYQYKFNKKTRLILTAQNLLNHHSYTQTTVNSFQSNLSYFYLRPRQFMAQIKFKIH from the coding sequence ATGAAATTCCTTTTCATATTAATTATGATCACACCATCATATAGGTTATACTCTCAAACTATTTATGGAACAGTAACAAATGAAAAAGTTAAACCGATTAGTGGGGCTTCTGTGATTGCTTATAAAACTTATAACGAAAATATTTTAGGATTTGGAATATCTGATAAAGATGGACTCTTTAAGTTTTCTTTAAAAGAGAATCAAGATAGTATACGGATTGTTTGCAGGTCGTTAGGTTATACTTTAACAGAAAAAATAATTAATGTTTCAACTAAACCTATTCATTTTACATTAGCAGTTTCTAACCAATACTTAAAGGAGTTAGAAGTTAAGGCCAAACCAATTACAGAAGAAGGAGATACATTAAATTACAATGTAGCTACTTTTGAAAAAGAGGGTGATGAGTCAATAGAAGATGTATTAAAAAGAATGCCAGGAATTGATGTGAATGAAGATGGAAAAATATCTTATCAAGGTAGAATAATTAATAAGTTCTATGTTGAAGGTAAAGACCTAATGGGAAGCCAATATTCGATTACATCTAAAAATTTACCTAAAAATGCTGTTGTATCAGTAGAAGTTTTGAAGGATCATCAGCCAATAAAAATGCTAAAAGATGTGGTTTATTCCATTGATCCAGCTATAAATATTGTTTTAAAACAGGGAGTAACAATTACTGGGAATATTGAGTTAGGGGGAGGTATACCCAATATATGGTATGGAAAAGTAACTCCTATGGTATTTAATAAAAAACATCAAACAATCAATGTTTTATCTTCAACAAATAGTGGACAAGATGAATTAAGTGCATTTAATAGTGTTAATCTTTTCGATTATTTAGAGTTTGGATTTATTGAAAGTAATCCTCAGTTTTTACTTGGAAATACTCCATTAGAAAGTTCTTTGTTTAATAAGTCAGAATACAATAACCATCGAACCCATACTGCTACTACTAACTACTTAACTGGGTTAGGTAAAGGTGATCTAAAAGTAAATATAGATACATATTATGACTCACGTTTTCAAGATTTATCATCAAATAGCATTTATTTTATAAGAAATGATACAATTGAAATTCCATTTTCACAACATTCTACATTTACAACAAAATACTTAAAAACAAGATTAACTTACGAGCATAACTCTGAAAAGAATTATTTTAAAAATGATTTTCATTTTAAGGTATCGAATAGAAATGAAAATTCTGAGTTTATCCAAAATGAAGAATATATCCCTCAGACTGCAGATAGATATTTTTATAGTATTGGAAATAAGTTTAGCAAAGTGCTAAAATTAAGAAATACATATTATAAAATTAATCTATATAGTGAATATACTAATACTCCAGAACAGTTAAATTTTATTGGAGGACCCCTAATGGATATTGAAATATTTAGAAACTTAAATAAAGTTTATCAAAAAACTCATCAAAACAATGTGAAATTTTATATCAGCACGAATATCATAAAAAAATGGAAGCGTATAACTTTTGATACTAAATTTAGTTTGAACTATGAATGGAAAACTCTTTCATCATCAATTCCAATCAATTCACTAGATGAGAATAATATTTACAATAATAAAATGGAATATTTATCAATTATTCCAATGGTTAATCCTGCAATAAATTACAAACATAAAAACGTATCATTGACCGTAAACCCTTATATATCCTTACAGACACGTAAACTAATTAACCATTTATTAAATGAAGAAAGCTTCGTAAAACAATTAATATTTGAACCCACAACTTATATTAAGTACAATACTTTAGGGGTTAAACTAGAAGGGAGCTACAAATATTCCAACAATTATACTGAATTACCTCAGATATATTCTGGTCTGATTATTAATAATTATAATAATGCTAATCAAAAAAACACTCCTATTCTAAAAACAAAAGAGCATTCATTTAGAAGTAATATAAGTTATGAACTTACAGCCGCTTCCCTAAATTTATATGCCAGCTATGAATATAATATTACCAATAAAGATTGGATTCAATCTTATGAAGTGAGTGAGGATGGAGTAACATTAATTCAAACAAAATATTTAGATAATAATGACGGAGTAAATCAGAAAATAAAAAGCAACTTTGATTGGTTTCTTCTAAGTACAAAAACAATGATAAAGGGTAATATTGAAATTGGTCAAAATGTAGAAAATGTTATTTTAAATAATGAAGTGAATAAAAATACTAATAGTCATTTGAGTTGGAGAGTTATGTTAGACTTTCCTGTAATCAGAAACTTAAATATTTCTACATATTTAAATGAATATATCTCTAAAAGTATTTACAAAGAACAGAATCAAGTAAATTGGAGACAAAGAATACTCGGAATAGAACTTCAATTTTCTAAAAAGAAGCATTTATTTAAATGGAGCAATAAATGGATTACTCATACTTTTGTTGATAATGATTTCTTATATATGGATTTATCTTATCAATATAAATTTAATAAGAAAACAAGGTTAATATTAACGGCTCAAAATTTACTAAACCATCATTCATACACACAAACTACTGTAAATTCTTTTCAAAGTAACCTATCTTATTTCTATTTAAGACCAAGACAGTTTATGGCACAGATTAAGTTCAAAATTCATTAG
- a CDS encoding glycoside hydrolase family 2 TIM barrel-domain containing protein — protein sequence MQNHFKTLLLLLFFSILSSGQLMAAERDNFNNNWKFIKEEAPLSFKIEEVIANNFNDDNWEAVRLPHSTRLEPLPVNNQWQGISWYRKDFEIPASATDKQLLIEFEAAMNFTQIWINGRLVKEHQGGYLPIVVDVTSLIKLKGENTIVVRLDNTDNEVTGPKPLKRLDFNMYGGLYRNAWLISKNKVHITHPILENKVAGGGIFVTYPIATKEKAIVSVQTHVSNLGNTSQLHVVQEVLKGNKVIAKTKSEKFTLLKDKSHTLKQDLSIKKPNLWSIDHPNLYALVTKIYKGKELVDEETTTIGIRRMEFKGTSFYLNGKETFLRGVNRHQEYPFIGYALSDNAQVRDAIKIKKAGFDYVRLSHYPQSPAFMDACDSLGLVVLDAILGWQYYNPSDDFRNQMFNASRDLIRRDRNHACVMAWEVSLNETQMPLEFREKLSAVAHEEYPGDQCFTAGWMADGWDIYLQARQHRILHKNSGHVEKPYLVSEYGDWEYYSNNAGLNQDKMSKDLRFKTSSRQLRAFGEKRLLQQVTNVQEAHNDNLTTSAFADSYWVMYDYTRGYHPDIESSGLMDIFRLPKWSYYFYQSQRSPTKAHPAMVKIGSYWQKNSPLNLRVFSNCDEVKLYLNNTLIGTQKPDKNTASTNLNHPPFTFKMNAFKEGTLKAVGYINGKEITTDIVRTPKQPKSVKITIDKSTVALASNVNDVVFVYFSIEDENGTLVADYDQKINIKLNGDIELMNVGEVKAEAGIGTALIRINSLEKGFSIEANTADSLHGSYEFGAL from the coding sequence ATGCAAAACCATTTTAAAACACTTCTTTTACTTCTTTTTTTTAGTATACTTAGTAGTGGTCAACTTATGGCTGCTGAACGAGATAACTTTAATAACAATTGGAAGTTTATAAAAGAAGAAGCTCCATTATCATTTAAAATAGAAGAAGTTATTGCCAATAATTTTAACGATGATAATTGGGAAGCAGTACGTTTACCCCATTCTACAAGGTTAGAACCATTACCAGTAAATAACCAATGGCAGGGAATTTCTTGGTATAGAAAAGATTTCGAAATACCTGCATCGGCAACAGATAAACAGCTACTTATTGAGTTTGAGGCCGCCATGAATTTTACTCAAATCTGGATAAATGGAAGATTAGTAAAAGAACACCAAGGAGGATATTTACCAATTGTAGTCGATGTAACAAGTTTAATAAAATTAAAAGGTGAAAATACGATTGTAGTCCGCTTAGATAATACAGATAATGAGGTAACTGGACCTAAACCTTTAAAGCGATTAGACTTTAATATGTATGGTGGGCTATATAGAAATGCATGGTTAATTAGTAAAAATAAAGTGCATATCACACACCCAATCTTAGAAAATAAAGTAGCTGGTGGTGGTATTTTTGTAACTTACCCAATAGCTACAAAAGAAAAAGCAATTGTAAGTGTGCAAACACACGTTAGTAATTTAGGTAATACATCTCAGTTACATGTAGTTCAGGAAGTTCTAAAGGGGAATAAAGTAATAGCAAAAACAAAAAGCGAGAAATTCACTTTATTAAAAGATAAAAGCCATACATTAAAGCAAGATTTATCCATTAAGAAGCCAAATTTATGGTCGATAGATCACCCAAATTTATATGCTCTTGTTACTAAAATCTATAAAGGAAAGGAACTAGTAGACGAAGAAACAACAACAATTGGAATCCGTAGAATGGAGTTTAAAGGGACTTCTTTTTATCTAAATGGAAAAGAAACATTTTTGAGAGGAGTCAACAGACATCAAGAGTATCCTTTTATTGGTTATGCATTATCTGATAATGCTCAAGTAAGAGATGCTATAAAAATAAAAAAAGCAGGTTTCGATTATGTACGTTTATCACATTATCCGCAGTCTCCTGCATTTATGGACGCATGTGATTCTCTTGGGTTGGTAGTATTAGACGCAATTTTAGGTTGGCAATATTATAACCCATCAGATGATTTTAGAAATCAGATGTTTAATGCAAGCAGAGATCTTATTAGAAGAGATAGAAACCATGCGTGCGTAATGGCATGGGAAGTTTCTTTAAACGAAACACAGATGCCTTTAGAGTTTAGAGAAAAGCTATCTGCGGTTGCTCACGAAGAATATCCGGGAGACCAATGTTTTACTGCAGGGTGGATGGCAGATGGTTGGGATATTTATCTACAAGCACGTCAGCATAGAATACTCCATAAAAACAGCGGACATGTAGAAAAACCTTATTTAGTTTCTGAATATGGAGATTGGGAATATTATTCTAATAATGCAGGTTTAAACCAAGATAAAATGTCTAAAGATTTAAGGTTTAAAACAAGTAGTCGTCAGTTAAGAGCGTTTGGAGAAAAACGTTTATTGCAACAAGTAACGAATGTTCAAGAAGCTCATAATGATAATTTGACAACTTCTGCTTTTGCAGACAGTTATTGGGTAATGTACGATTACACTAGAGGGTACCACCCAGATATTGAAAGTTCTGGATTAATGGATATTTTCCGTTTACCAAAATGGAGTTACTACTTCTATCAGAGTCAGAGATCGCCAACAAAAGCACACCCTGCAATGGTTAAAATTGGTAGTTATTGGCAAAAGAACTCGCCACTAAATCTACGTGTTTTTAGTAACTGCGATGAGGTGAAATTGTACTTAAATAATACATTAATTGGTACGCAAAAACCTGATAAAAATACAGCTTCAACGAACTTAAACCATCCACCATTTACTTTTAAAATGAATGCTTTTAAAGAAGGAACTCTAAAGGCTGTAGGTTATATAAATGGAAAAGAAATTACAACAGATATTGTAAGAACGCCAAAGCAACCTAAATCGGTTAAAATTACCATTGATAAAAGTACTGTAGCTCTTGCATCTAATGTAAATGATGTAGTGTTTGTTTACTTTTCTATTGAAGATGAAAATGGAACTTTGGTAGCAGATTATGATCAAAAAATTAATATAAAACTCAATGGAGATATAGAACTGATGAATGTTGGAGAGGTGAAGGCAGAAGCTGGAATAGGGACTGCATTAATTAGAATAAATTCTTTAGAAAAAGGGTTTTCAATTGAGGCAAATACAGCAGATAGTTTACATGGTTCTTATGAGTTTGGAGCATTATAA
- a CDS encoding sulfatase family protein has protein sequence MIFFKLKDQSKRLLPVFFGCLMILSFSCQKIEKITQVNQTKKSQPNVILFVADDHGKDALGCYGNDVIQTPNLDQLSEQGTTFNNAYCTSASCAASRSVILTGKFGHATGSYGHTHDYHHFSTYENEKSLPLLLEDEGYYTARIGKYHLAPEKVFHFETTLKANQRNTVQMADKCKPVFESEKPFFLYFCTGDPHRGESTGSNWYDPNSFGNKREGYKGVKTVAYKPEDVIVPSFLPDSKESREELAQYYESVSRIDQGFGRLMENLKASGKLENTIVIYISDNGVAFPGAKTTLYEPGMNLPCIIRDPFIKEKGKTNDAMISWVDLTPTILDYVGAEYKEQAFHGRSFKKALVNQDSTGFNEIFASHIFHEITMYYPMRVVRHNNYKLIYNIAHKLDYPFASDLWVSSTWQQVNRTEAKYYGKRTVKDYLERDEFELYDLKNDPDEVVNLANNENYKEVLADMKERMQTFQEETNDPWKLFWSRDYSLQGTGLDL, from the coding sequence ATGATATTTTTTAAACTTAAAGATCAGTCAAAGAGGCTACTGCCCGTATTTTTTGGGTGTCTAATGATTTTATCGTTTTCTTGTCAGAAAATTGAGAAGATAACACAGGTAAATCAAACAAAAAAGAGCCAACCAAACGTTATTCTTTTTGTTGCAGACGACCACGGTAAAGATGCTCTTGGTTGTTATGGTAATGATGTGATTCAGACACCAAATTTGGATCAGTTATCGGAACAAGGAACCACATTTAATAATGCATATTGTACAAGTGCAAGTTGTGCAGCAAGTAGGTCTGTTATCCTTACAGGAAAGTTTGGACATGCCACAGGTTCTTATGGACATACGCACGATTATCATCATTTTAGCACCTATGAAAACGAGAAATCTTTACCACTTCTTTTAGAAGACGAAGGGTACTATACAGCAAGAATTGGTAAGTACCATTTGGCACCAGAAAAGGTGTTTCATTTTGAAACTACGCTAAAGGCAAATCAAAGAAACACGGTACAAATGGCAGACAAATGTAAGCCAGTTTTTGAGAGTGAAAAACCTTTCTTTTTGTACTTCTGTACAGGAGATCCACACAGAGGAGAATCAACAGGTTCTAATTGGTACGATCCTAATAGTTTTGGCAATAAAAGAGAAGGTTATAAAGGTGTAAAAACTGTAGCGTATAAACCAGAAGATGTGATTGTACCTTCGTTTTTACCAGACTCTAAAGAATCGAGAGAAGAATTAGCTCAATATTATGAGAGTGTTTCTCGTATAGATCAAGGTTTTGGTAGACTAATGGAAAACTTAAAGGCATCTGGTAAATTAGAGAATACAATTGTTATTTATATTTCTGATAATGGAGTAGCATTTCCTGGAGCAAAAACAACATTGTACGAACCAGGTATGAATTTACCATGTATCATAAGAGACCCTTTCATTAAAGAAAAAGGAAAAACAAACGATGCAATGATCTCTTGGGTAGATTTAACTCCAACTATTCTCGATTATGTAGGTGCTGAATATAAAGAACAAGCGTTTCATGGCAGATCGTTTAAAAAGGCATTAGTTAATCAGGATTCTACAGGCTTTAATGAAATTTTTGCCTCTCATATTTTTCATGAAATAACAATGTATTACCCAATGCGTGTGGTAAGACATAATAATTATAAACTGATCTATAACATTGCACATAAATTAGATTATCCATTTGCTTCAGATCTATGGGTATCTTCTACTTGGCAACAAGTAAACAGAACAGAGGCTAAATATTATGGAAAAAGAACAGTAAAAGATTACTTAGAACGTGATGAATTTGAATTGTATGATTTAAAAAATGACCCAGATGAAGTGGTCAACCTAGCCAATAATGAGAACTACAAAGAAGTTTTGGCTGATATGAAGGAAAGAATGCAAACTTTCCAAGAAGAAACTAACGATCCTTGGAAGTTATTCTGGAGTAGAGATTACAGTTTACAAGGGACAGGACTAGATTTATAA
- a CDS encoding TlpA family protein disulfide reductase: MLLLSSCQQNESDFLKNINSLSLIQVSKSNDFNSDKTIYTFFNTTCHYCQIEIKEIKDNSELEFRDISFILISDENIEVLKEFIKTENLVKINNIKIYKCDELEFFQTFPASKTPTSWVIENNKCIYRELGWTPMKKLLSKFKE, encoded by the coding sequence ATGCTATTACTCTCATCTTGTCAACAAAATGAAAGTGATTTTTTAAAAAACATAAATAGTTTAAGCTTAATTCAGGTCTCAAAATCAAATGATTTTAACTCTGACAAAACTATATATACTTTCTTTAACACAACCTGTCATTATTGTCAAATTGAAATAAAAGAAATAAAAGATAATTCAGAATTAGAGTTCAGAGATATTTCATTTATTCTTATTTCAGACGAAAATATTGAGGTATTAAAAGAATTCATTAAAACCGAAAACTTAGTTAAGATCAACAATATAAAAATTTATAAATGTGACGAGCTTGAATTCTTTCAAACATTCCCTGCTTCAAAAACACCAACCTCATGGGTGATAGAGAATAATAAGTGTATTTACAGGGAATTAGGGTGGACTCCTATGAAAAAACTTTTATCAAAATTTAAAGAATGA
- a CDS encoding GLPGLI family protein, with protein sequence MKKKLLIIVLLIFQYSEILSQIITIDTAKFFIEYDYSYRINKGFDQYVNELISLYIGNNSSISQTSNAFKSNKILREASKNGLNLFNTKGRTMSKVHVYTVHKIHDSLFVDHTLPKIKFKTPSYNFEWEIKKDKKIILGYECVKAEGQYGNRKFIAWFSIEIPISDGPYVFNGLPGLILEIYDENNDHIFTAKRKEISNEEIVQSFGYFKYKKPGKWIQKEKEKYKNLINTGRISYFGHIQNIDNDSPERREELLIRASLTNSIEL encoded by the coding sequence ATGAAAAAGAAATTATTAATTATAGTATTACTTATATTTCAATATTCTGAAATACTAAGTCAAATTATTACTATTGATACTGCAAAATTTTTTATTGAATATGATTATTCTTATCGAATTAATAAAGGATTTGATCAATATGTGAACGAATTAATAAGTTTATATATTGGTAATAACTCTTCCATTTCTCAGACAAGTAATGCATTCAAAAGTAATAAAATTTTAAGAGAAGCTAGTAAAAATGGATTGAATTTATTTAATACAAAAGGTAGAACAATGTCTAAAGTTCATGTATATACAGTTCATAAAATTCATGATTCTTTATTTGTTGATCATACTTTACCTAAAATAAAGTTTAAAACTCCTTCTTATAATTTTGAATGGGAAATAAAGAAGGATAAAAAAATAATATTAGGCTATGAATGTGTAAAAGCTGAAGGTCAATATGGGAATCGGAAATTCATTGCATGGTTTAGCATTGAAATACCTATTTCAGATGGTCCATATGTTTTTAACGGATTACCAGGTTTAATTTTAGAAATTTATGATGAAAATAATGACCATATTTTTACAGCAAAAAGAAAAGAAATTTCTAACGAAGAAATAGTACAAAGTTTTGGGTATTTTAAATATAAAAAACCTGGTAAATGGATACAAAAAGAAAAAGAAAAATATAAAAATTTAATTAACACTGGTAGAATATCATACTTTGGACATATTCAAAATATTGATAATGATAGCCCAGAAAGAAGAGAAGAACTTTTAATAAGAGCCTCTTTAACTAATTCTATTGAACTATAA
- a CDS encoding peptidase domain-containing ABC transporter — protein sequence MKNINYYSNFFFQQHGFSDCGIACLKTIIKFYGGKNISYEELRILSDTNEYGTSLDGLSCASNSLGIDSEGYEYDIKSLKETDKPSILYVIIDKNRKHYIVCFGWDTKKRRFIISDPSDGVKYYTEDELLKIWEERILLKVSPNSNFQFENDNSKKKLKWIIDLISSELNILFVSSFLGLLIAIISLSNSIFIRELIDSLLPKKEYDTIFESLTLLAILLSFRLILNYLRDRLTSIHTQDFKNSLISFFYSKIISLPISYFDFRETGEVISRLNDTKKIQKVITSILSNFTIDVIIVGVSSFYIYTICPKILYILSGSFLAYISISYFTYNRFINFNKISMQSFAQSESQFINTIEGIREVKSNIKELLFINLGINKFKILQKKIFKLSVYQYLVASLLGFVGLLTYILTIYFGVNEIEKEKLSIGDLMAIISIMIGLQNSMSKLSMINILISEAKVSFDRIFELANIRNNKSNETIELPEINTITLQNLTYSFPGSDILFNTINANFKKGQVSFLIGESGIGKSIILKVIQKYYEIYDSNVIINNKVRLDKIDINQWLGCVAIVNQEPYIFKGTIAENISMNFNLNKDEINNVITFCKRYGFDNLLEKYTMSYFTKLETKGINISGGQRQIIAFARAIYKNPRVLLLDEPSSALDDKTEEYMMEIIQKIKQDRIIIGVTHRRKILEIADEVIKIERFKEVELV from the coding sequence ATGAAAAATATAAACTACTATAGTAACTTTTTTTTTCAGCAACATGGATTTAGTGATTGTGGAATAGCTTGTCTCAAAACAATAATAAAATTTTATGGTGGTAAAAATATTTCATACGAAGAATTGAGAATCTTAAGTGATACAAACGAATATGGAACTAGCTTGGATGGATTAAGTTGTGCATCAAATTCTTTAGGTATTGATTCTGAAGGCTATGAATATGACATTAAATCATTAAAAGAAACGGATAAACCTTCAATTCTATATGTAATAATAGATAAAAATAGAAAACATTATATTGTATGTTTTGGATGGGATACAAAAAAACGAAGATTTATTATTTCTGATCCCTCAGATGGTGTAAAATATTATACTGAAGATGAATTACTAAAAATATGGGAAGAAAGGATTTTATTAAAAGTTAGTCCTAATAGTAATTTTCAGTTTGAAAATGATAATAGTAAAAAGAAACTAAAATGGATAATAGATTTAATTTCAAGTGAATTAAATATACTTTTTGTTTCTTCTTTTTTAGGGTTATTAATAGCAATAATCAGCTTATCAAATAGCATTTTCATTAGAGAATTAATAGATAGTCTATTACCCAAAAAAGAGTATGATACAATATTCGAATCATTGACTCTATTAGCAATACTTCTTTCATTTAGATTGATACTAAACTATTTAAGAGATAGACTAACATCAATTCATACTCAAGATTTTAAAAATAGTTTAATTTCATTTTTTTATTCAAAAATTATCTCGCTTCCTATTAGTTATTTTGATTTTAGAGAAACAGGCGAGGTCATTTCAAGATTAAATGACACAAAAAAAATCCAAAAAGTAATAACATCAATATTAAGTAATTTTACAATTGATGTAATTATTGTTGGGGTTTCTTCATTTTACATCTATACTATTTGTCCTAAGATTCTATATATACTTTCCGGTAGCTTTTTAGCATATATTTCTATTAGTTATTTCACATATAATAGATTTATTAACTTTAATAAAATCAGCATGCAATCATTTGCACAATCTGAAAGTCAATTTATTAATACAATTGAAGGTATTAGAGAAGTTAAATCAAATATTAAAGAGCTTTTATTTATTAATCTTGGAATTAATAAATTCAAAATTTTACAAAAAAAGATCTTTAAGTTATCTGTATATCAATATCTTGTAGCATCTCTTTTAGGGTTTGTAGGCTTACTAACATATATTTTAACAATCTATTTTGGAGTGAACGAAATAGAAAAAGAAAAATTAAGTATTGGGGATTTAATGGCAATTATTTCAATTATGATAGGATTGCAGAACTCTATGTCTAAATTATCTATGATTAATATTTTAATAAGTGAAGCAAAAGTATCTTTTGATAGAATATTTGAGTTGGCTAATATTAGAAATAACAAATCTAATGAAACAATAGAACTACCTGAAATTAATACAATTACATTACAAAACCTTACCTATTCATTTCCTGGTTCAGATATTTTATTTAATACTATCAATGCTAATTTTAAGAAAGGACAGGTTAGTTTTTTAATAGGAGAAAGTGGAATTGGAAAATCGATAATATTAAAAGTAATACAAAAATATTATGAAATATATGATTCTAATGTTATAATAAATAATAAGGTTAGATTAGATAAAATTGATATCAACCAATGGTTAGGTTGCGTTGCTATAGTCAATCAAGAGCCCTATATCTTTAAAGGTACAATTGCTGAAAATATCTCTATGAATTTTAACCTTAATAAAGACGAAATTAATAATGTTATAACTTTTTGTAAAAGATATGGTTTTGACAATCTCTTGGAGAAATATACGATGTCTTATTTCACTAAATTAGAAACAAAAGGAATAAATATATCGGGAGGTCAAAGACAAATAATTGCTTTTGCAAGAGCAATTTATAAAAACCCCAGAGTTTTGTTATTAGATGAACCTAGTTCAGCTCTTGATGATAAAACAGAAGAATATATGATGGAGATAATTCAAAAGATAAAACAAGATAGAATTATTATTGGAGTTACACATAGAAGAAAAATACTTGAAATTGCAGACGAAGTCATTAAAATAGAAAGGTTTAAAGAAGTTGAATTAGTATAA
- a CDS encoding winged helix-turn-helix transcriptional regulator has product MNNKFRSGCPIASTLDIVGDKWSLLIIRDMLIKHKRTFKEISDSDERIAPSILSARLKLLESYKLITKRKLPENKKENIYLLSKKGIDLAPIIIEFTLWGDTNLREFNNIDLIDGLKADKSMIIDTVQNNYNSMLIQFV; this is encoded by the coding sequence ATGAATAATAAATTTCGTTCAGGCTGTCCAATCGCTTCGACTTTAGATATTGTTGGCGATAAGTGGTCTTTGTTAATTATCAGAGACATGCTAATTAAACACAAAAGAACATTTAAAGAGATATCAGATTCAGATGAAAGAATTGCTCCGAGTATTTTGTCTGCTAGACTTAAATTGTTAGAGTCTTATAAATTAATTACAAAGAGAAAGCTTCCTGAAAACAAAAAAGAGAATATTTATTTACTTTCGAAAAAGGGAATTGATCTAGCTCCAATAATTATCGAATTTACTTTGTGGGGTGACACCAATCTGAGAGAGTTCAATAACATAGATTTAATTGATGGTCTTAAGGCTGATAAATCAATGATTATTGATACTGTTCAGAATAATTATAACTCAATGTTGATTCAATTCGTGTAG
- a CDS encoding HAD family hydrolase → MKKNNLIVFDIDGTLTESVQVHQKGFIHSLKQLGVQNIDSNFKEYKHHTDSFIAKKIYESDKKEAFSKSIIEEFEQLLSNFIKTKSITEIAGAQKTVEYIEKHTDFGVCYATGSLLIPAMFKLDSIGLKYNNEQLTASNTIEDRESIVLQAIESAKSFYQTEKFDRIISVGDGLWDLKTALNLNLEFIGIGLKNKKVLIENGMTVYFDNLTNFKIEKKVFNKV, encoded by the coding sequence TTGAAAAAGAATAACTTAATCGTATTTGATATCGATGGAACTTTAACAGAAAGTGTGCAAGTACATCAAAAAGGATTTATACACTCATTAAAACAATTAGGTGTTCAAAATATTGACTCCAACTTCAAAGAATATAAACACCACACAGACTCTTTCATTGCTAAAAAAATCTACGAAAGCGATAAAAAAGAAGCGTTCTCAAAAAGTATAATTGAAGAATTTGAGCAACTTCTATCAAACTTCATTAAAACTAAATCCATAACTGAAATCGCTGGGGCACAAAAAACTGTCGAATACATTGAAAAACATACTGATTTTGGAGTTTGTTATGCAACAGGATCACTGTTAATACCAGCTATGTTCAAGTTAGATAGTATTGGTCTGAAATATAATAATGAGCAATTAACCGCTTCTAATACTATTGAAGACAGAGAAAGTATTGTACTACAAGCTATTGAATCGGCTAAATCATTTTATCAAACCGAAAAATTTGACAGAATAATCTCTGTTGGAGATGGTCTATGGGATTTAAAGACTGCACTAAATTTAAATCTTGAATTCATAGGTATTGGTTTAAAAAACAAAAAAGTGCTTATAGAAAATGGTATGACAGTATACTTTGATAATTTGACCAATTTCAAAATAGAAAAAAAGGTGTTCAATAAAGTTTGA